The Anguilla rostrata isolate EN2019 chromosome 18, ASM1855537v3, whole genome shotgun sequence genome has a window encoding:
- the ccnj gene encoding cyclin-J isoform X1, with the protein MELEVEWWKGQLAGDIYQALRYKELKLPTYKGQSPQLTLRRYFADLIAIVSNRFRLCPTARHLAVYLLDLVMDRYDISVQQLHVVALSCLLLASKFEEREDRVPKLDMLNSLDCMSSMNLVLTKQSLLHMELLLLETFQWNLYLPTAAHFIEYYLSITVQESDLHGGWPVASLEKTSLYVAKYADYFLEVSLQDQVFLSYAPSLVAAACVASSRVVLRLSPTWPSRLQRLTVYSWDHLSACAERLLIAHDNDVKEANRQKHQQPSPQPSQTLFPVQGQVSTVPHYLPRPAQHFPQQPCQPVPGSTHSSAPFMPHPNTQQSGAQSHGHLQPVGHAHPAPLDAKPSVPFNRGYQVNTHYTCAPPCFDR; encoded by the exons ATGGAGCTAGAGGTGGAGTGGTGGAAAGGCCAACTTGCCGGAGACATATACCAAGCTCTTCGCTACAAA GAGCTCAAGTTGCCAACCTACAAAGGGCAGTCTCCCCAACTCACCCTCAGGAGGTACTTTGCAGATCTAATTGCCATTGTGAGTAATCGCTTCAGGCTTTGCCCCACGGCAAGGCACCTGGCTGTCTACCTGCTGGACCTGGTCATGGATCGCTATGATATCTCTGTGCAGCAGCTGCACGTGGTTGCCCTCTCCTGCCTGCTTCTTGCCA GTAAGTTTGAAGAAAGGGAGGATCGTGTCCCTAAGCTGGACATGCTCAACAGCCTGGACTGCATGAGCTCCATGAATCTTGTGCTGACCAAGCAGAGCCTGCTGCACATGGAGCTTCTCCTGCTGGAGACCTTTCAGTGGAACCTGTACCTGCCCACCGCCGCCCACTTCATCGAGTACTACCTGTCCATTACCGTCCAGGAGTCCGACCTGCACGGCGGCTGGCCGGTGGCCAGCCTGGAGAAGACAAGCCTGTATGTGGCCAAGTACGCCGACTACTTCCTGGAGGTGTCACTCCAAG acCAGGTGTTCCTGAGCTACGCCCCGTCGCTGGTGGCTGCAGCGTGCGTGGCTTCCTCTCGGGTCGTCCTGCGCCTGTCCCCCACCTGGCCGTCCCGTCTCCAGCGCCTCACGGTGTACTCCTGGGATCACCTGTCAGCCTGCGCTGAGCGCCTCCTCAT tgcCCATGACAACGATGTGAAAGAGGCCAACAGGCAGAAACACCAGCagcccagcccccagcccagccAGACGCTGTTCCCCGTGCAGGGACAGGTGTCCACCGTGCCCCAttacctgccccgccccgcccagcacTTCCCCCAGCAGCCCTGTCAGCCCGTACCTGGCTCCACTCACAGCTCTGCTCCGTTTATGCCCCACCCCAACACGCAGCAGTCAGGCGCCCAATCGCATGGCCACCTTCAGCCTGTTGGCCACGCCCATCCCGCCCCTCTGGATGCCAAACCTAGCGTCCCCTTTAACAGGGGCTACCAGGttaacacacactacacctgtGCTCCCCCCTGCTTTGACCGGTGA
- the ccnj gene encoding cyclin-J isoform X2, with protein sequence MLSSDGVILLSELKLPTYKGQSPQLTLRRYFADLIAIVSNRFRLCPTARHLAVYLLDLVMDRYDISVQQLHVVALSCLLLASKFEEREDRVPKLDMLNSLDCMSSMNLVLTKQSLLHMELLLLETFQWNLYLPTAAHFIEYYLSITVQESDLHGGWPVASLEKTSLYVAKYADYFLEVSLQDQVFLSYAPSLVAAACVASSRVVLRLSPTWPSRLQRLTVYSWDHLSACAERLLIAHDNDVKEANRQKHQQPSPQPSQTLFPVQGQVSTVPHYLPRPAQHFPQQPCQPVPGSTHSSAPFMPHPNTQQSGAQSHGHLQPVGHAHPAPLDAKPSVPFNRGYQVNTHYTCAPPCFDR encoded by the exons ATGTTGTCTTCAGACGGGGTCATTTTGTTGTCG GAGCTCAAGTTGCCAACCTACAAAGGGCAGTCTCCCCAACTCACCCTCAGGAGGTACTTTGCAGATCTAATTGCCATTGTGAGTAATCGCTTCAGGCTTTGCCCCACGGCAAGGCACCTGGCTGTCTACCTGCTGGACCTGGTCATGGATCGCTATGATATCTCTGTGCAGCAGCTGCACGTGGTTGCCCTCTCCTGCCTGCTTCTTGCCA GTAAGTTTGAAGAAAGGGAGGATCGTGTCCCTAAGCTGGACATGCTCAACAGCCTGGACTGCATGAGCTCCATGAATCTTGTGCTGACCAAGCAGAGCCTGCTGCACATGGAGCTTCTCCTGCTGGAGACCTTTCAGTGGAACCTGTACCTGCCCACCGCCGCCCACTTCATCGAGTACTACCTGTCCATTACCGTCCAGGAGTCCGACCTGCACGGCGGCTGGCCGGTGGCCAGCCTGGAGAAGACAAGCCTGTATGTGGCCAAGTACGCCGACTACTTCCTGGAGGTGTCACTCCAAG acCAGGTGTTCCTGAGCTACGCCCCGTCGCTGGTGGCTGCAGCGTGCGTGGCTTCCTCTCGGGTCGTCCTGCGCCTGTCCCCCACCTGGCCGTCCCGTCTCCAGCGCCTCACGGTGTACTCCTGGGATCACCTGTCAGCCTGCGCTGAGCGCCTCCTCAT tgcCCATGACAACGATGTGAAAGAGGCCAACAGGCAGAAACACCAGCagcccagcccccagcccagccAGACGCTGTTCCCCGTGCAGGGACAGGTGTCCACCGTGCCCCAttacctgccccgccccgcccagcacTTCCCCCAGCAGCCCTGTCAGCCCGTACCTGGCTCCACTCACAGCTCTGCTCCGTTTATGCCCCACCCCAACACGCAGCAGTCAGGCGCCCAATCGCATGGCCACCTTCAGCCTGTTGGCCACGCCCATCCCGCCCCTCTGGATGCCAAACCTAGCGTCCCCTTTAACAGGGGCTACCAGGttaacacacactacacctgtGCTCCCCCCTGCTTTGACCGGTGA
- the ccnj gene encoding cyclin-J isoform X3, with product MDRYDISVQQLHVVALSCLLLASKFEEREDRVPKLDMLNSLDCMSSMNLVLTKQSLLHMELLLLETFQWNLYLPTAAHFIEYYLSITVQESDLHGGWPVASLEKTSLYVAKYADYFLEVSLQDQVFLSYAPSLVAAACVASSRVVLRLSPTWPSRLQRLTVYSWDHLSACAERLLIAHDNDVKEANRQKHQQPSPQPSQTLFPVQGQVSTVPHYLPRPAQHFPQQPCQPVPGSTHSSAPFMPHPNTQQSGAQSHGHLQPVGHAHPAPLDAKPSVPFNRGYQVNTHYTCAPPCFDR from the exons ATGGATCGCTATGATATCTCTGTGCAGCAGCTGCACGTGGTTGCCCTCTCCTGCCTGCTTCTTGCCA GTAAGTTTGAAGAAAGGGAGGATCGTGTCCCTAAGCTGGACATGCTCAACAGCCTGGACTGCATGAGCTCCATGAATCTTGTGCTGACCAAGCAGAGCCTGCTGCACATGGAGCTTCTCCTGCTGGAGACCTTTCAGTGGAACCTGTACCTGCCCACCGCCGCCCACTTCATCGAGTACTACCTGTCCATTACCGTCCAGGAGTCCGACCTGCACGGCGGCTGGCCGGTGGCCAGCCTGGAGAAGACAAGCCTGTATGTGGCCAAGTACGCCGACTACTTCCTGGAGGTGTCACTCCAAG acCAGGTGTTCCTGAGCTACGCCCCGTCGCTGGTGGCTGCAGCGTGCGTGGCTTCCTCTCGGGTCGTCCTGCGCCTGTCCCCCACCTGGCCGTCCCGTCTCCAGCGCCTCACGGTGTACTCCTGGGATCACCTGTCAGCCTGCGCTGAGCGCCTCCTCAT tgcCCATGACAACGATGTGAAAGAGGCCAACAGGCAGAAACACCAGCagcccagcccccagcccagccAGACGCTGTTCCCCGTGCAGGGACAGGTGTCCACCGTGCCCCAttacctgccccgccccgcccagcacTTCCCCCAGCAGCCCTGTCAGCCCGTACCTGGCTCCACTCACAGCTCTGCTCCGTTTATGCCCCACCCCAACACGCAGCAGTCAGGCGCCCAATCGCATGGCCACCTTCAGCCTGTTGGCCACGCCCATCCCGCCCCTCTGGATGCCAAACCTAGCGTCCCCTTTAACAGGGGCTACCAGGttaacacacactacacctgtGCTCCCCCCTGCTTTGACCGGTGA